One window of the Shewanella litorisediminis genome contains the following:
- the nadB gene encoding L-aspartate oxidase, protein MKQAVEHQSDILVIGSGAAGLTLALHLAEKAKVILISKGPLSEGSTLYAQGGIASVFDEGDTIESHVEDTLVAGAGICDEAVVTYTAANAKAAMQWLISCGVPFDKEEHITNEAQPYHLTREGGHSHRRILHAADATGKAVQTTLQELAANHPNIQVLERYNAIDLITTRKLGRTGNRVLGAYVWNRSLEQVETVKARFVALATGGSSKVYQYTSNPDVASGDGIAMAWRAGCRVANMEFNQFHPTCLYHAEARNFLLTEALRGEGAYLRRPDGSRFMPDFDERAELAPRDIVARAIDYEMKRLGVDCMYLDISHKPADFIVKHFPTIHSRCLELGLDITKEPIPIVPAAHYTCGGVMTDLHGQTDLNGLYAIGEVAYTGLHGANRLASNSLLECLVFARAAAQDIESLLGKIAMPGQLPAWDESRVSNSDEEVVIAHNWHELRLFMWDYVGIVRTDKRLERALRRVTMLQQEIQEYYSNFRVSNNLLELRNLVQVAELIIRCAMARKESRGLHCNLDHPEKLPVSGPTILSPER, encoded by the coding sequence ATGAAACAAGCAGTTGAACACCAGTCAGACATTCTGGTCATCGGCAGCGGTGCTGCTGGCCTGACTTTGGCACTCCATCTTGCTGAAAAAGCAAAGGTAATTCTGATTTCCAAAGGGCCGCTCAGTGAGGGGTCTACCCTGTACGCCCAGGGAGGCATCGCCTCAGTGTTTGACGAGGGCGACACCATTGAGTCCCACGTCGAGGACACCCTGGTGGCCGGGGCGGGTATCTGCGATGAGGCAGTGGTCACCTACACCGCAGCCAATGCCAAGGCGGCCATGCAGTGGCTAATCAGCTGTGGCGTGCCCTTCGATAAAGAAGAGCACATCACCAACGAAGCCCAGCCTTACCACCTGACCCGGGAAGGCGGACACAGCCATAGGCGAATTCTGCACGCCGCAGACGCCACCGGTAAAGCGGTGCAGACAACCTTGCAGGAGCTGGCAGCAAACCACCCCAATATTCAGGTGCTGGAACGCTACAACGCCATCGACCTTATCACCACCCGCAAACTGGGCCGCACCGGCAATCGGGTGCTCGGCGCCTACGTGTGGAACCGAAGCTTGGAGCAGGTGGAGACAGTAAAGGCCCGCTTTGTGGCGCTCGCCACCGGCGGCAGCTCCAAGGTGTATCAGTACACATCCAACCCTGATGTGGCCAGCGGCGATGGCATCGCCATGGCATGGCGTGCTGGCTGCCGGGTGGCCAATATGGAATTCAACCAATTCCACCCGACCTGTCTGTACCATGCAGAGGCACGTAACTTTTTGCTCACCGAAGCGCTGCGGGGTGAAGGCGCCTATTTGCGCCGCCCCGATGGCAGCCGCTTTATGCCTGACTTCGATGAGCGTGCCGAACTCGCGCCCCGGGATATTGTGGCCCGCGCCATCGACTATGAAATGAAGCGCCTGGGGGTGGACTGCATGTATCTGGACATCAGCCACAAACCCGCAGACTTTATCGTAAAGCACTTCCCCACCATCCACAGCCGCTGTCTGGAATTGGGCCTGGACATAACCAAAGAACCCATCCCAATAGTGCCCGCCGCCCACTACACCTGTGGCGGTGTGATGACAGATTTGCATGGCCAGACGGATCTCAACGGTCTCTATGCCATAGGTGAAGTGGCCTACACGGGTCTCCATGGCGCCAATCGCCTTGCCAGCAACTCGCTGCTGGAGTGCCTGGTGTTTGCCCGCGCTGCGGCGCAGGACATTGAGAGTTTGTTGGGCAAAATCGCCATGCCGGGTCAACTGCCCGCCTGGGATGAAAGCCGGGTAAGCAACTCAGATGAAGAGGTAGTCATTGCCCACAACTGGCACGAGCTGCGCCTCTTTATGTGGGACTACGTGGGTATTGTACGCACCGACAAACGCCTCGAGCGGGCGCTGCGAAGAGTGACCATGCTGCAACAGGAAATTCAGGAGTATTACTCCAACTTCCGGGTCAGCAATAACCTGCTGGAACTGCGTAATCTGGTGCAGGTGGCCGAGCTTATCATTCGCTGCGCCATGGCACGTAAAGAAAGCCGCGGTCTGCACTGCAACCTCGACCATCCCGAGAAACTGCCGGTATCGGGTCCTACGATTCTAAGTCCCGAGCGTTAA
- the rpoE gene encoding RNA polymerase sigma factor RpoE: MSGQKSDQELVELVQQGDKNAFNLLVLRYQSRVINLISRYVRNQADVADVAQEAFIKAYRALANFRGESAFYTWLYRIAVNTAKNYLVSQGRRAPANDVDADDAEYYDGSDALKEFASPERLMLSDEIKRVVFETLEELPEELKMAISLRELDGMSYEDIANVMECPVGTVRSRIFRAREVIDRKLQPLLES; the protein is encoded by the coding sequence ATGAGTGGACAAAAAAGCGATCAAGAGCTCGTAGAGCTGGTGCAGCAGGGAGATAAAAACGCATTCAACCTTCTGGTGCTCCGTTACCAGAGTAGGGTGATTAACCTGATTTCCCGTTACGTGCGCAATCAGGCCGATGTGGCCGATGTGGCACAGGAAGCCTTTATCAAGGCATATCGGGCACTGGCTAATTTCCGAGGCGAAAGTGCGTTTTACACCTGGCTGTACCGCATCGCGGTCAACACGGCAAAAAATTATCTGGTTTCTCAGGGCCGCCGAGCGCCGGCCAACGATGTGGATGCCGATGATGCCGAGTATTATGACGGCAGTGATGCATTAAAAGAGTTTGCCTCGCCGGAGCGGCTGATGTTGTCTGACGAAATCAAGCGTGTGGTGTTTGAAACGTTGGAAGAGTTGCCCGAAGAGTTAAAGATGGCCATTTCCCTGCGTGAGCTGGATGGTATGAGCTACGAGGATATCGCCAACGTGATGGAATGCCCTGTGGGCACAGTACGTTCGCGAATTTTCAGAGCGCGGGAAGTGATAGACAGGAAGCTGCAGCCGCTGCTGGAGTCCTGA